The Catenuloplanes niger genome includes a window with the following:
- a CDS encoding peptide-N4-asparagine amidase, producing MHRFGLRTVVALVVAATATTIMAAPAGAARPATPVPPTFGTDWDDPVTAAPPVQRPPGRSCTTRIVDTEFRDFTPFTGTFTPPAACRGPWRTVVLTLHGAVAGRQYDRLGYLEIGGVTIFKHSTPQPSPDGIEWTVDKDVTAYAPLLSTPQPVEMLIGNVVDDTYTGILDVTVDLTFYPGRAPAGGPDRVIALTGRHGEGTSLVGDLTVPRNSERLVAEVHATGSGGGCEEYWYLTTPAGADYSCPTEAGPYREVQIRIDGTLAGVAAPFPHVYTGGWSNPFLWYTVPAPRAFDIQPIRYDLTPFAGRLTDGRAHRVEVSVLGVPAGQPGWDVPTAVLAWQDPHRRQVTGALTAATPGPLTNTSAADGRTVTTTGRHGLTTSGYVDTSHGRVTTTVTRAVTNDSVHTWTEGESHDALDATWTDTDTVTTRTGHGTPTTVTTQRRYGMDGATTLAPDARLTTTITLTDAAVVTGRPGGPVRLTDTYTGEASYLTNVPRPERQGRATTRERYTLLTPHNRYDRTVATEQGRAVRP from the coding sequence GTGCATCGATTCGGACTGCGGACCGTCGTGGCGCTGGTGGTCGCGGCGACGGCGACAACGATCATGGCGGCCCCGGCGGGCGCGGCGCGGCCGGCGACCCCGGTCCCACCGACGTTCGGCACGGACTGGGACGATCCGGTCACCGCGGCGCCCCCGGTCCAGCGGCCGCCCGGGCGGTCCTGCACGACCCGGATCGTGGACACCGAGTTCCGCGACTTCACGCCGTTCACCGGCACGTTCACGCCGCCGGCGGCATGCCGCGGACCGTGGCGGACCGTGGTGCTCACGCTGCACGGCGCGGTCGCCGGGCGGCAGTACGACCGGCTCGGCTACCTGGAGATCGGCGGCGTCACCATCTTCAAGCACTCGACACCGCAGCCCAGCCCGGACGGCATCGAGTGGACCGTGGACAAGGACGTCACCGCCTACGCGCCGCTGCTCAGCACGCCGCAACCGGTCGAGATGCTGATCGGCAACGTGGTCGACGACACGTACACCGGAATCCTGGACGTGACCGTGGACCTGACGTTCTATCCGGGTCGCGCCCCGGCCGGCGGCCCCGACCGGGTCATCGCCCTGACCGGCCGGCACGGCGAGGGTACGAGTCTGGTCGGTGACCTGACCGTGCCGCGCAACTCGGAGCGCCTGGTCGCGGAGGTCCACGCGACCGGTTCCGGCGGCGGCTGCGAGGAGTACTGGTACCTGACCACCCCGGCCGGCGCGGACTACTCCTGCCCGACCGAGGCCGGACCGTACCGCGAGGTCCAGATCCGGATCGACGGCACGCTCGCCGGCGTGGCCGCGCCGTTCCCGCACGTCTACACGGGCGGCTGGTCGAACCCGTTCCTCTGGTACACCGTGCCCGCGCCGCGCGCGTTCGACATCCAGCCGATCCGCTACGACCTCACCCCGTTCGCCGGGCGGCTCACCGACGGCCGGGCGCACCGGGTCGAGGTCTCCGTGCTCGGCGTGCCGGCCGGCCAGCCCGGCTGGGACGTACCCACGGCGGTCCTGGCCTGGCAGGACCCGCACCGCCGGCAGGTCACCGGCGCGCTCACCGCCGCCACCCCGGGTCCGCTGACGAACACGTCGGCCGCGGACGGCCGCACGGTCACCACCACCGGCCGGCACGGCCTCACCACCAGCGGGTACGTCGACACCTCGCACGGCCGCGTCACCACCACCGTGACCCGCGCGGTCACGAACGACTCCGTGCACACCTGGACCGAGGGCGAGTCCCACGACGCGCTCGACGCGACGTGGACCGACACGGACACCGTCACCACCCGCACCGGTCACGGCACCCCCACGACCGTCACCACCCAGCGGCGGTACGGCATGGACGGCGCCACCACGCTCGCGCCGGACGCCCGCCTGACCACGACGATCACGCTCACCGACGCCGCGGTCGTCACCGGCCGGCCCGGCGGCCCGGTCCGGCTCACCGACACGTACACCGGCGAGGCCTCCTACCTCACGAACGTGCCACGCCCGGAGCGCCAGGGCCGCGCCACCACCCGCGAGCGCTACACGCTGCTCACACCGCACAACCGCTACGACCGCACGGTCGCCACCGAGCAGGGCCGCGCCGTCCGCCCCTGA